In Leptotrichia sp. oral taxon 221, the DNA window ATAGGAGAAATGTCAATTTATGGAAGTGATATAAATTTGATTGGAAAAGAGAAAGATATTAGGATAGAGACACCGAGTGAAATTAGGATTAAGGGAAGAAAAGTGCATAATAACTAGAAATGTCTAAAATTGGATTTGTTAAAGCATTTGAAAAAATTTCAAAATAAAAGAAAAAGAGGTTGCTTCAAAAATGATATAACCTCTTTTTTTGTATAAAAATTATCTTTTTGCAATAGCGGTAAAAGTAAATTTCTCAGGATGATGAATTATTGTTTCATACTGAAAAAGTGTTCCATTTGATAAATAGGCATGAGTTTCAATGACAACAACCATATTTATATCTTTCAATTTAAAATATTTTTGCTCTTCAGAAGTAATTTTTCTAAATTTTATTTCTCTACGAGAGTAGGCAATTTTTAATTTTAAGTCTTTTTCTAAATATTCGTAAATAGAATTTTTTGCAATTTCCTCATTTAGAAATGGAACAATTCTTCTATCAAAAAAGGAAGTAGAATAATTCAGCACTTCACCATTTAATGAAGTGGTCCTAACAACCTTATAAAAATCAGCATTTTCAGAAACTTGGAATTTATCCATGAGTTCCTTTACCCCTTGCACAATATAAAGACTTATTAATTCTTTTTCAAGATGGAGATTTTGAATTTTATTAAGTTCTTGTGTAGTTTGGATAGAAGTCAAAGAAATATTTTCTAAATTTTTTTTCTCTAAAACAATTGACTTTTTTCCTTTTACTTTTTGAATGTGCCCCTCTGTTTCTAACATTGAAAGAGCTTTTCTCACAGTAAGTTTTGAAAAATTATACTCTTCTGCCAAATCATCTTCTTTTTTTAAAAAATCACCAGGTTTAAGTTCTCCATTTTTTATTTTTTCTTTTATATCTTGATAAACTTTTTCATATTTTTTCATTCGTTTATATAAACCTTTCATAGAATTATTATTTCACTCAAATTTTTAGGTATTAAATAATTAAATTTAATAAAGATAAATAAATTGAGTAAAATAGATAAATTTCACTAAATCAAATATAATTTTATTATACAATAAATTACATAAAATATCAACTCATATCAAAAGATATATATATAAATCAAAAAAAATAAAAAAGATTTATATAAACCTATTGACTTTTTAAAAAATTATGATATAATAGTTACTGTAATAAGGAAATAAAAAATAAATTATAGGAGATGATTATTTATGAAAAAATTTTCAATCGTAGTAGCTGGTGGAGGGAGTACATTTACTCCAGGGATTGTTTTGATGTTGTTAGAAAACTTGGAAAAATTTCCAATTAGACAAATAAAATTTTATGATAATGACGCTGAAAGACAAGAAGTTATTGCAAAAGCATGTGATATTATAATAAAAGAAAAAGCACCTGATATTAACTTTGTTTATACAACTGATCCTGAAACAGCGTTTACAGATGTTGACTTTGTTATGGCACATATAAGAGTTGGAAAATATGCAATGCGTGAAAAAGATGAAAAAATACCTTTAAAACATGGAGTATTAGGACAAGAAACTTGCGGACCAGGAGGAATTGCTTATGGAATGCGTTCAATTGGTGGAGTTATTGAATTAGTCGACTTTATGGAAAAATATTCACCAAATGCTTGGATGTTAAACTATTCAAATCCTGCAGCAATTGTAGCAGAAGCAACTAGAAGATTACGTCCAAATTCTAAAATATTGAATATCTGTGATATGCCAATTGGAATTGAAATAAGAATGGCTGAAATGTTAGGATTAGAATCAAGAAAAGACATGGTTATTAGATACTTTGGATTGAATCACTTTGGTTGGTGGACAGATATTAGAGATAAACATGGAAAAGACTTAATGCCTGCATTAAAGGAAAAAGTTGCAAAAATAGGGTATAATGTAGAAATTGAAGGAGAAAACACTGAAGCAAGTTGGAATGATACATTTACAAAAGCAAGAGATGTATTTGCAATTGATCCTACAACAATGCCTAACACTTACTTAAAATACTATTTCTTCCCAGACTATGTAGTAGAACACTCAAACCCTAACCACACAAGAGCAAATGAAGTAATGGAAGGAAGAGAAAAATTTGTATTTGGTGAATGTAGAACAATCGCTGAAAAAGGAACTGCAAAAGATAGTAAACTTCATGTAGACGATCACGCTTCATACATAGTTGACTTGGCAAGAGCAATTGCTTATGATACAAAAGAAAGAATGTTGTTAATCGTAGAAAACGATGGAGCGTTATCAAACTTTGATCCAACTGCAATGGTAGAAGTGCCTTGTTTAGTAGGTTCAAACGGACCTGAAAAAATTGTTCAAGGTAAAATCCCTCAATTCCAAAAAGGTTTAATGGAACAACAAGTTTCTGTTGAAAAATTAACAGTAGAAGCATGGATTGAAGGTTCATACCAAAAATTATGGCAGGCAATTACATTGTCAAGAACTGTGCCAAGTGCATCTGTTGCAAAAGCTATTTTGGATGACTTGATCGAGGCTAATAAAGATTTCTGGCCAGTTTTGAAATAACAGATTTGAAATAAATAATTTTTAGTGCTTGAAATGTTAATTAATTATGATATAATTATTTAAAAAAATAACCATTCAGCATGGTATAGTAAAATAAATTGCAAAAATAAAGGCACTGCTATTGAAGTAGTGTCTTTTTTTATGATATAATTATTTATAAAGTATTTTTTATTAATCAATTGTAAAAATAAATTTTTAAAGGTTAAATAATGTCAATGTTCATTAACCAAAAAAGAAAAAAGTTATATTAATAAAAGTTTATAAATTGTTTATAAATTAAATATGAAGGAGAAAAAATGGATATAAAAAAATTAGATAAAAAATGGTGGAAAAAAGAAGTTGGATATCAAATTTATCCAAGAAGTTTTTATGATAGCAATAACGATGGAATTGGAGATTTGAATGGAATTACAGAGAAATTAGATTATTTGAAGAATTTGGGGATAACGCTTATTTGGGTTTGTCCAATTTTTAAGTCGCCAATGGATGACAATGGATATGATATTTCAGATTATTATGATGTGAATCCTGAATTCGGGACAAAGGAAGATTTGGAAAAATTGATTGCAGAGGCCGAAAAAAGAGGGATAAAAGTAATTTTAGATTTGGTAATTAATCATACTTCTGATGAGCACGAGTGGTTTTTGGAAGCATTGAAAAATCCTGAAAGCAAGTACAGAAATTACTATATTTTCAAAAGAGGAGAAAATGGATTGCCACCAACAAACTGGAGATCACATTTTGGAGGTTCTGCTTGGGAAAAAGTTGAAGGAGAAGCTGATGAAAATGGAAATGAAATGTACTATTTGCATTTATTTACAAAAAAACAGCCTGACTTAAATTGGGAAAATCCTGAAGTTAGGAAAGAGCTTTACAAAATGGTAAATTATTGGCTTGAAAAGGGAATTGCTGGATTTAGAGTTGATGCGATTAATTCGATAAAAAAAGATGCAAGATATTTGGATTTGCCAGTTGATGGAGCGGATGGAATGGCATACAATGTGGAATATACTTTGAATCAGACTGGAATTGAAGAGTTTTTAAGCGAATTGGCAAAAGAAACTTTCAAAAAATATAATGCGATGACTGTTGCGGAAACTCCAATGCTTGAGTATGAAAGATACAATGATTTCATTGGAGATGATGGATTTTTTACAATGATTTTTGATTTTAGCTATACGGATTTAGATATGATAAAAGACGGATTTTATTATTCATTGAGAGATATTCCAACAATAGAGCTTAGGGATGCTATTTTTGAAAGTCAGTTGACTCAGCAAAAATATGGATGGGGAGCACCATTTTTAGAAAATCACGATTTGCCAAGAAGTTTGAATAAATTTTTTGGTGAAAAAGCGAATGAAACAAATGCAAAATTGTTAGCAAATGTATTTTTCTTCTTGCGAGGAACACCATTTATTTATCAAGGTCAAGAAATTGGGATGGATAATTTTGTGAGAAATGATATTTCTGAATTTGATGATATTGCAAGTAAAGACCAATATCAACGGGCTTTAGGAGAAGGATTTTCATCTGAAGAAGCATTATATTTTGTAAATAAACGAAGCCGTGACAATTCAAGAACGCCTATGCAATGGGGTAACAGCAAAAATGCTGGTTTTTCAAAAGATGAAAACTCAAAATCATGGATAAAATTAACAGGAAGCCAAGCCACAACAAATGTAGCAGACCAAATAAATGACAAAGATTCAATTTTTTCACATTACAAAAAAATGATTGATTTGAGACAAAATGGGAAATATTCAGATTGCTTGACTTTTGGTGATTTTATTTCTGTTCCGTTGGAGAATGAAAAAATTATTGCTTATGTGAGAAAATATGGGAATCAAAAAGTTCTTTGTATTAGTAATTTTTCTGAGTTGAAACAAGAAGTTAAATTAAGTGAAATTGCAAAAGCTCTTGGAGAAAAAGAAATTAAAATTGGAGAGATTTTGATTAATAATTTTGATGGGTTTGAAAAAGATGGAGAGAAAGTTGTTTTTGAAGGGTTTCAAAGTTTGTTAGTAGAGATTTTATAAAAAATATGAACTGCACCTAAAAGATTATTTGTAATTTAGAAGGTGTAGTTTTTTTATATCTTTAAAAGAAGTTGTCACTGTTATAATTTTGGTTGTCAAAACAAGCTTTTTCATAAATTTTCTAATAGTATAAAATATGTCCTTTAAAAAAATTTTATAAAGAGTAGATTTAAAAAATATGACTACAATTGTTAAGTTTTTTTTATTAAAATGTAATTTAAATCAAATATTATGAGGATATAATATAACAGATTTAGTTTTTATACTAATTGATCACAAATAATTATTAAATTAAAATTTTAAGGAGGTATAAAAAATGAAAAAATTTTTCCTATTAATGAGTTTTTTTACTTCTATGGTAGCTTATGCAAGAGCTGGAGAAATAGGAACTAAAACATTTGAAAATGTTACAGGTTATTGTGAAAATGGTAAATTAACAAGTTATAAACCGACAATAACAGGTAGTAAACGTTTTTATATAAGAATGATATATCCATTATGCAGAATAGATGGTTTAAGATATAGAAATATAAAATTTTCATATGTTACTAATGGAGAATTTAGCAACAAGGAGGAACTTAATGATGCTATAAATTATTTAAAAAATATAAACTTAGATGGCTATAATATTGATATTAATTATGATAATAGAACAATTTATACAAGATTAGATTATTAAGTAGCAAGATGTAAGGATAAATTATAATGGAGTAAAAATTTTAGGAGTATGTTTTATAAATTTTTGAGAGTATTTAAAAATTTATATTACATTACTCCTAAAGTATATTTTTTTTTGCTTGATATATCGCATAATTTTTAGTTTTATTGAATTATCTAGTTTATTCAATTGTTTTTCTGCTTTTTCTCTGATAATGACTTTATATTTCATCTTCCAAGCCCATTTTTTTTACTAAATCGTCAAATGAAATTGCTTTTTCCTTGTTTGCTTTATATTCTTCATAAGCCTCAACAGCCAATTTGTAGTCTTCTTCATCTTCGATTTTTTCAAGAATTAAATCTAACATTACCTGGTTTAAGTTGATATTATTTTCCTTAACATAGTTATTTATTTTATTTTCTTTGTCAGGATTAGCATTTATAGAAACGGTTATCATCGATTTCACACCTTTTCTTGTTGTTTTAATTAATAAAATTTTAACATAAAAGATAATAAAAAGTAGCGAAAATATTTAATTAAATTATTTTATTTTAATACCTTCCAATTCCAACAAAAATCGCTTAATATGAAGTCCCCCGCCATAACCAACCAATTTTCCATCTGCACCAATCACACGATGACATGGAATAAAAATAGCAATTTTATTTCGATTATTTGCCATTCCAACTGCACGAACAGCTTTTGGATTGTTAATTGTGATTGCAATATCTTTGTAAGAACGAGTTTCACCATAAGGAATTTTTTCAAGAGCACTCCAAACAGAAATTTGAAATGGTGTTCCTTCTTTCAAAAGTGGCAAATCAAAATTTTTTCGTTTTTTTTCAAAATATTCAAAAAGTTGTTTTTTCGCTTGTTTAATCAGTTCAGTTTCACAAATTTGAAAATCATTTTCTTTTTTTAAATTTTCAAAATCAGATTCCCAAGTCAAATCTGTAATGTGAGAGTCATCTTCTGTTGTAGCAATCCCAATTTTTCCAATCGGAGTGTTTGTCTCATAAAAATAGATGTTATTTTTCATTGTTTTTACCTCTTAATTTTCATTTATAAAACTACTTTAAAACTAAACTCAAAAGTTATGTCTACTTACTCAAAATCCGAATTTATACAATTTTAGTAGTTTGGTTTTAAATAGGTTCAAATATATAATTAATTAAAAAAATTAACTTCAAATTACAAAAAATTTTTCATGAATTATTCTCTCTCAAATTTTACTTCAAACTCTTTTCCAAAAAACGCAATTCCAATTTTTAAAATATTGTCAATTCCAGCATTTTTCAAAATTGAAGTATACTCTTTTTCTTCAATTTGATTTAGTGCAACTTCACATTCACTTAACAATTTTTCGTGAATCTTTTCTGAATTTAATTTCAAATTATCTATATTTATTGCTTTTAATTCAATGATAATTCCTTCTTTTCTTTCAAAAATATTTTTAGGTTTCAAAAGTAAATCATATCGACCTTTTCCTGAAAAATTATTTGATGAAATTTCATATTCGTTTTTTAACATTAAGATTAGTCCTAACATTAATCCATGATAAAACTGCTCTTTATAAATTCCAATTACATCAAAAATACCAATATTTTCTAATAAGATTTTATTCAATTCAAATTTAAATTTTTCAATGTTTCCAGTTGTAAGTGCATCAGTCATATCTAGAAAGGTTTCAGAATCTTTGAAATAAATTTCGATAAACATTTCTGAAAACATTTCTAGAATTTCTTTGTTTGGAATTTTAATACTAGCATTTTTTTTCATCACATCATACTTATCAGCCAAAGTCAAATATCCGCTATGAAAAAATAGATTCCAAATATTTTTTCCAAAATTAGTTTTCAAATTTTCAAAAGTCATATTGTTGTTTATTCTTTTAAGAATACTTTCTTTATTTAATAATTTTGAAAAATCGTCAAAAACATCATTTTTCAATTTTTGGAGATATAATTTGATTAATTCATTTCCACTTGTATTTACCCAGTAAGATTTTAAATTTCCACGATTTAAAAAATTAATAATCGACCAAGGATTATAAATTTTTTTTTCGCCAAATAAATATCCATTGTACCATTTTTGAACATCATTTAATTCATATTTTAAGTCAAAATCTTCAAGAGATTTTTCAACTTCATTTTCCATAATTCCAAAGTATTCTGTAAATTCATCATCTAAAATTGTGTGAACTTCCAAATTATTCAATCCCGAAAAGACATTTTCCTTTGCAACTCGTAATATTCCAGTTAAAATTTCCATTTCTAAATAATTATTATCTTTCAAAACTTTTCCATAAAATGCTTTAAAAAACGCAATACATTTCTCATAATTTCCTTTTATATAGGAATCAATTATCGGCTGGTCGTATTCATCTATTAAAACAACAACTTTTTTTCCAGAAATTTCATACAAATATCTAGTCAAATTAAATAAAGAATTAATCCAGTCAGCATTATCTTTTTTCAGCCAAATAGCATCAAAATCTGCCAAGTCACTTTGATTTAAATTATCTCTTATCAAATAAAATTCGTTATACAGCAATTTTATTTCATTTTTAATTGTGTTAAATCCACTTTCCCAGTTTTCTGAATCATAATTTTTAAAAGAAATAGAGATTACAAAGAAATTCCCTTGTTTTTCAAAATATTCACTTTTAGAAATTTCTAAATTTTCGAATAATTTTCTATTTTCGTCTTTATTTTTAATGTCAAAAAAGTACTTTAACATCGAAATATTTAAAGTTTTTCCAAATCTTCTCGGACGAGTAAATAATTTAACTTTAGAGCCATCTTCTAAAATATTTTCTATAAATTTTGTTTTATCAAAATAGTAGTAGTTATTTTCGATAATCTCTTTAAAATCAGATATTCCAATTGGTAATTTTTTTCTTTTGCGATTTCCCATCTTCATTACTCCTCCTTTTTATTTATAAATAATTTTATTGTTTTAACTAAGTGAATATATTATAATATGAATTGTAGAAAAAGTAAATTATTTGG includes these proteins:
- a CDS encoding GntR family transcriptional regulator, which encodes MKKYEKVYQDIKEKIKNGELKPGDFLKKEDDLAEEYNFSKLTVRKALSMLETEGHIQKVKGKKSIVLEKKNLENISLTSIQTTQELNKIQNLHLEKELISLYIVQGVKELMDKFQVSENADFYKVVRTTSLNGEVLNYSTSFFDRRIVPFLNEEIAKNSIYEYLEKDLKLKIAYSRREIKFRKITSEEQKYFKLKDINMVVVIETHAYLSNGTLFQYETIIHHPEKFTFTAIAKR
- a CDS encoding 6-phospho-alpha-glucosidase, which translates into the protein MKKFSIVVAGGGSTFTPGIVLMLLENLEKFPIRQIKFYDNDAERQEVIAKACDIIIKEKAPDINFVYTTDPETAFTDVDFVMAHIRVGKYAMREKDEKIPLKHGVLGQETCGPGGIAYGMRSIGGVIELVDFMEKYSPNAWMLNYSNPAAIVAEATRRLRPNSKILNICDMPIGIEIRMAEMLGLESRKDMVIRYFGLNHFGWWTDIRDKHGKDLMPALKEKVAKIGYNVEIEGENTEASWNDTFTKARDVFAIDPTTMPNTYLKYYFFPDYVVEHSNPNHTRANEVMEGREKFVFGECRTIAEKGTAKDSKLHVDDHASYIVDLARAIAYDTKERMLLIVENDGALSNFDPTAMVEVPCLVGSNGPEKIVQGKIPQFQKGLMEQQVSVEKLTVEAWIEGSYQKLWQAITLSRTVPSASVAKAILDDLIEANKDFWPVLK
- a CDS encoding alpha-glucosidase, yielding MDIKKLDKKWWKKEVGYQIYPRSFYDSNNDGIGDLNGITEKLDYLKNLGITLIWVCPIFKSPMDDNGYDISDYYDVNPEFGTKEDLEKLIAEAEKRGIKVILDLVINHTSDEHEWFLEALKNPESKYRNYYIFKRGENGLPPTNWRSHFGGSAWEKVEGEADENGNEMYYLHLFTKKQPDLNWENPEVRKELYKMVNYWLEKGIAGFRVDAINSIKKDARYLDLPVDGADGMAYNVEYTLNQTGIEEFLSELAKETFKKYNAMTVAETPMLEYERYNDFIGDDGFFTMIFDFSYTDLDMIKDGFYYSLRDIPTIELRDAIFESQLTQQKYGWGAPFLENHDLPRSLNKFFGEKANETNAKLLANVFFFLRGTPFIYQGQEIGMDNFVRNDISEFDDIASKDQYQRALGEGFSSEEALYFVNKRSRDNSRTPMQWGNSKNAGFSKDENSKSWIKLTGSQATTNVADQINDKDSIFSHYKKMIDLRQNGKYSDCLTFGDFISVPLENEKIIAYVRKYGNQKVLCISNFSELKQEVKLSEIAKALGEKEIKIGEILINNFDGFEKDGEKVVFEGFQSLLVEIL
- the relB gene encoding type II toxin-antitoxin system RelB family antitoxin — encoded protein: MITVSINANPDKENKINNYVKENNINLNQVMLDLILEKIEDEEDYKLAVEAYEEYKANKEKAISFDDLVKKMGLEDEI
- a CDS encoding methylated-DNA--[protein]-cysteine S-methyltransferase; this encodes MKNNIYFYETNTPIGKIGIATTEDDSHITDLTWESDFENLKKENDFQICETELIKQAKKQLFEYFEKKRKNFDLPLLKEGTPFQISVWSALEKIPYGETRSYKDIAITINNPKAVRAVGMANNRNKIAIFIPCHRVIGADGKLVGYGGGLHIKRFLLELEGIKIK
- a CDS encoding AAA family ATPase; this encodes MGNRKRKKLPIGISDFKEIIENNYYYFDKTKFIENILEDGSKVKLFTRPRRFGKTLNISMLKYFFDIKNKDENRKLFENLEISKSEYFEKQGNFFVISISFKNYDSENWESGFNTIKNEIKLLYNEFYLIRDNLNQSDLADFDAIWLKKDNADWINSLFNLTRYLYEISGKKVVVLIDEYDQPIIDSYIKGNYEKCIAFFKAFYGKVLKDNNYLEMEILTGILRVAKENVFSGLNNLEVHTILDDEFTEYFGIMENEVEKSLEDFDLKYELNDVQKWYNGYLFGEKKIYNPWSIINFLNRGNLKSYWVNTSGNELIKLYLQKLKNDVFDDFSKLLNKESILKRINNNMTFENLKTNFGKNIWNLFFHSGYLTLADKYDVMKKNASIKIPNKEILEMFSEMFIEIYFKDSETFLDMTDALTTGNIEKFKFELNKILLENIGIFDVIGIYKEQFYHGLMLGLILMLKNEYEISSNNFSGKGRYDLLLKPKNIFERKEGIIIELKAINIDNLKLNSEKIHEKLLSECEVALNQIEEKEYTSILKNAGIDNILKIGIAFFGKEFEVKFERE